From a single Miscanthus floridulus cultivar M001 chromosome 8, ASM1932011v1, whole genome shotgun sequence genomic region:
- the LOC136474247 gene encoding RAN GTPase-activating protein 2-like: MDATQDFQPRTFSIKLWPPSESTRFMLVERMTENLSTESIFSRKYGLLGKQEAHENAKRIEELCFASADEHFKREPDGDGSSAVQLYAKETSKLMLEVLKKGPRTIAELEAPVADTPPVPADTPIVPADTPLVPADTVLDISGGKRAFIEADEAKELLSPLTKPGNSYKRICFSNRSFGIGAANVAGPILEAVKNQLTEVDISDFVAGRPEDEALDVMRIFSKALKGSVLRYLNISDNALGEKGVRAFSELLKSQESLEELYVMNDGISEEAAKALSELIPATEKLKVLHFHNNMTGDEGVMYIAEMVKRSPNVESFRCSATRIGSDGGVALSEALGTCTRLKKLDLRDNLFGVDAGLALSETLPKLPDLVELYLSDLNLENEGTIAIAKALKQSAPQLEVLEIAGNEINAKAAPVLAECLAAMQSLKKLTLAENELKDDGAVIIAKSLEDGHTDLKELDVSTNMLQRVGARCFVRAVANKPAFVQLNINGNFISDEGIDEVKEILKAGKKSLDVLGSLDENEPDGEPDDEEEDEDAEDNEDELDSKLQSVKVEQDD, from the coding sequence ATGGATGCAACACAAGATTTCCAACCCAGGACATTCTCTATAAAGTTGTGGCCACCAAGTGAAAGCACACGGTTCATGCTTGTTGAGAGGATGACAGAGAATCTGTCCACAGAGTCCATTTTCTCTCGCAAGTATGGTCTTTTGGGCAAGCAAGAGGCTCATGAGAATGCAAAAAGGATTGAAGAACTTTGCTTTGCCTCGGCTGATGAGCATTTCAAAAGGGAGCCAGATGGCGATGGGAGTTCTGCTGTCCAGCTATATGCAAAGGAAACGAGCAAGCTGATGTTGGAAGTTCTGAAAAAAGGCCCAAGGACTATTGCAGAACTGGAGGCACCTGTAGCTGATACACCTCCTGTGCCTGCTGATACACCTATTGTGCCTGCTGATACACCTCTTGTGCCTGCTGATACTGTACTGGATATATCTGGTGGCAAGCGTGCTTTTATTGAGGCAGATGAAGCAAAGGAACTGCTGAGTCCACTCACCAAACCAGGAAATTCGTATAAAAGAATTTGCTTTAGCAACAGGAGCTTTGGTATTGGTGCTGCTAATGTTGCTGGGCCAATTCTTGAGGCAGTTAAGAATCAGCTCACAGAGGTTGATATCTCAGATTTTGTGGCAGGAAGGCCTGAggatgaagcacttgatgtgatgCGCATATTCTCCAAAGCATTGAAGGGTTCTGTCCTGAGATATCTGAATATATCTGACAATGCTTTGGGTGAGAAGGGTGTCAGGGCATTCAGTGAGCTCCTGAAATCACAGGAATCCCTGGAAGAACTCTATGTGATGAATGATGGCATATCAGAGGAAGCTGCAAAAGCTCTATCTGAGCTTATTCCTGCAACTGAGAAGCTCAAGGTTCTTCACTTCCACAACAACATGACTGGAGATGAAGGTGTTATGTATATCGCTGAGATGGTTAAGCGTTCCCCAAATGTAGAGAGTTTCAGGTGCTCAGCAACAAGGATCGGATCTGATGGTGGAGTCGCATTGTCTGAGGCATTAGGAACATGCACTCGTCTGAAGAAACTTGATCTCAGGGACAACTTGTTTGGTGTTGATGCAGGGTTAGCTCTCAGCGAAACCCTTCCAAAGCTTCCTGATCTTGTCGAGCTTTATCTCAGTGATCTCAATCTCGAGAACGAGGGTACAATAGCAATTGCCAAAGCCCTCAAACAGTCAGCACCACAGTTGGAGGTCCTTGAAATTGCTGGAAATGAAATAAATGCGAAAGCAGCCCCGGTTTTGGCTGAATGCCTAGCAGCAATGCAGTCACTCAAGAAGCTGACCTTGGCTGAAAATGAACTGAAGGATGACGGTGCTGTGATTATTGCAAAATCATTGGAAGATGGCCACACAGATCTCAAGGAACTTGATGTGAGCACGAACATGCTGCAGAGGGTTGGAGCTCGGTGCTTTGTGCGGGCAGTCGCAAATAAACCAGCTTTTGTGCAACTGAACATCAACGGAAATTTCATCTCTGATGAAGGGATTGATGAGGTGAAGGAAATTCTGAAGGCTGGTAAGAAATCCCTGGATGTTCTGGGCTCACTAGATGAGAATGAACCTGACGGGGAGCctgatgatgaggaagaggacgaggatgCTGAGGACAACGAGGACGAGCTGGATTCGAAGCTGCAGAGTGTGAAGGTTGAGCAGGATGATTGA